Within Planococcus citri chromosome 2, ihPlaCitr1.1, whole genome shotgun sequence, the genomic segment GGGTACGAGTGTGACCCTCCCCTCCCTAGATTATTTTTGTGCTCTTTTGAAGAATTCTCAAAATGAGGTTATAATGttcggtatttttgaaaaaaattgtaatgtgacctatcaaaagtGAATAGATAATTGTTGAAAGGCTGCtaaatttcgattcaatttcTCAGTTTgaaccctccccctcccccctccaataCTCTTAATCCTAGTGAAATTTGATGtgagtttttagaaaatcaattCTCTTTGGTTTTATCgacttccaaaaaatgtaaatatgagAACAAAAAGGGCCAATCTTGAGAATCCAGCGTCATTTTGTTGTTTAAGGGAAGTGGGATAGTGGGGTCGaaggaatttcgattttctcgTCATTTTATGATTAAAAGCCATTTTGGCGTTCAGTTCAGATCATCAAGGGATTAATCTATCGTGTTTTTGTTCCTTTCAGAAATGAAGAAATCCGCAAGACTGTCGATCGAATGAATAATATTAAGAATAATACTACGCGTTTCATCATGAAATTCACGTCGCACTTGAGGAATGCTGATGTGAAAATAACCAATTTCCAGAAACACAGTGTGCAAACAACAATGGACCACTTGTAAGTTTCGATCTCGAAAACAGTAGcttgattatgatttttaacACAGGATGTGTTAATTAATTGTGTTTTTATTAGATGCGCCCATGTAAAATCAGAGCTGAAAATTGTGATTCCCTTCAATCCTCCTCAACCACCATCACCTGATCTGCTTCACCAAGGTAACTACgtaatttatacttttttgtatacttattttttttttgctacgaaaatttcaaacaattaccGGATGATTTACTTTGTTATGTGTTAGAAATATTCCATCCCTTACATGTAATGTTTTTATCCTTTGTGTCCTTATAGACTTATCTCAGGAAGAGAAGGAAGAATTTGCTAAGGAAGTGCAAAACGTACTGCGAAAGATATTCTCCTGCGGGGTTCCTGCCTGGATTGTTCGTGCCAATTGTTCGATTATTAGCGAAGCGTGTTGTGTTAAGAAAGATGAAGTAACCGTTTGGTTAGGCTGTTGATATAAATGTTCCTTGATTTAACTTAATGAATAGTCATTTGTTATTTTGTATacgattttttaatatatttctttcgatgaaaatattggTAGCGATTTTAGAGTGAGTGATACGTCTTCGGTTTCTTTTTATAGCGAATTGTTGTCAACTTTGTagcattcatttttaataaaataaaaatatttgttcgTATATATTGATTATTCCATGTTGAATGTGATTTATTCGACTACCTACATGGTAAATATTTTGCGTGCGCCCCTATTAAAGATGCTACGAAGTTTCGTCTTGAAACTCACAGTTGAAGGAATTAAAAAGAAACTGTggttttgagtgttttttaaatattcaaaccTAACCTACCTCACCTAATTGAGAACGCATAACTCATTGATGAAACTGTGTTTATGAGTAAATGAATTATAATAATTGTTTCGACGTTTcgactttccaaaaaaaatgctggaTAAACTAAAAGGAAAAGAATTTCCGATTGTAACTTCACTCGAACCTACTACCCTCAACGCCTGCGCCTTAGCCACCAGCTGCAGTAATTGCTTACGAGCAGTGTTTTCGAGGGGTATCATTACAAACAGCCAAACGCGAACAGTGACGAAAACTACCCTTCCCACGTacacgtatttttatttttcttattctaaTTCTTCTTATAATTTGTTGATTTATAGATCCTTCATGCTGTTAATAATGTCCACTTTCGAGGATATCGTACATTTCTTTAAGCCAATATTCTGTGAAATTATTTATGCTGTTGGTCAGATCTCCAGCTTGTACGCTGGCTATAGAATTATCTCGTATTTTCGTAGCCCTGATGTAAGTTGTATAAGTATttattgtattttgtattaGTTACTACCTAAATAATTATTATATGAACTGTTATTAATATTTTATAGAATCCCGATCCCGAATCTCTGGTCAACATATTCGGACGGGTACAACTAGAGGCGATTTGTAGGGATTTAAGCGGTTTGCCTCCACATGTAATCGCCGATTGTGTCGAAAAAATGCGCCAAGTAATTGCAAATGCACGTGAGTGTTCTTTAtggacgaatttttcaaattacatagaAAATAACTCGAACTCGATAAAGGGATAGTTTATGGTGCGATTGAAAGTTGAGTTGAGGTATAGTGATGTATCCATGTGTACCGATAGTCTACTCAGTCACGCAAGTGTGAAGTTTAACAATAACAAGCATTGTTTAGCTCGCTTTCCTAACCCTAATCCGTGGTTCATTGTATAGATGAGCCACCCTACGTTATCTAAAAACACCTGCGTTCATCTGAACGGATAAAAATCATTGAAGTAGatcgtgagaaaatttttttaaatttttgatctaatttagaggagactttcattttgagtttaaaatcacttggaaaaaattttagctcccaATGTGCCCCTGGAGAGGAGATATGGGTTCCCAAAGAtgggatattttcaaaaaaaaactactaggTTGCATGAGCTGAGGTAGCATGTGGATAGGTCGATTCTTATTTCAATTCTTGCTGTTAATTTTGCAGTTCCTTATTGTTTTAGTGTGGTGGGGATCAAGCCAACTCATACCAACAGCCTGAtaatgaacacttggtgtttgaaaagctttgcattgataaataattatctgagaagcaagagtttcTCTTCATAACCTAACcaacttctcgctaaaatgttccttatttACCTTAATTGATTATGAATTGGATGATAACGCATTAACGCGTTaaattacatacctatctacctatatcGGATCTCATGATTGTTGTAAGAAAGAAGAACGtgatttttctgttgaaaaagttggtgATTAAGAATACATAAATATTGTTTGTCGATGATGATgaatcaattcgaaatttttgtatgatcattctaaatgaatttttttgtagcaattttcaacacatttttcattgtttcggtgatttttacttttatagtaaaatttaaatttgttaattaaacctacaattttttttacggcgatttcaaactttttagtgatgaattctgataaattttttgcaagCTAAGTTATTGCAAAcgaattttttcgtgattatttcgaattttcaaatgcatttttcatgGAGAATTACTTAGAATTTTCGTGActgtttgaaatgtttttttttttttggtagtttttaaTAAATTCTGTACCAACATAGGTGATTTTGGCGATTCAGATTTCGGAATGCATTTTCAGTAGTGATCTGGTGATGTAGtttggtaccttacctacccctTTTGCTTTGttgagttgtatttttttttgtatttttatttacttaggtACCAAACTGACGAACTGtattacatgattttttttcaggacgTGAGTTTGAAGCTAAACGAGATTTGAAACGCAATGTGGAACCAGCTGtcgagtagaatttttttattttggtgcTCGTGTTTAAACGAAATTGAAGTCCATAAAGTACTGCGAAAGGTATTCTCCTGCGAGATAATCTCTGCTGGGCCTGGATTTGTTCATACCAATTGTTCGATTATGAGCAAAGCATGCTGTGTTAAACAAGATGAAATAACTAATTGGTTAGGCTGTTGATATGTTCCTTCATTTAACTTGATGAATAGTTATTTTATACATTATACgattttttatataattttttttgaagaaatgaaaatattattagcGATTTTGGAGTGAGTGAGTTgtcttcaatttctttttaTAACGAATTGTTGCACATTGGTAGTACATgacgaatttttagaaaagaagaCTACgcattatatttatttttagcattcattttttataaaataaaatatattttgtttGTATATTTTGATTATTCCTCAGAAAGAAAAACTCGTTGATGTTGAAGAGATTTATTCAACTACACTACATATATTCTACAACAACAGTATATTACTATAATACAAGAAAATGAAACTTATGCTGAGTGCCACCGACGCCACTGTCTTGTCAAAGAAAAAGGTCCTTTCCTTATGAAACTTACGATGGATCTACCCTACAGTTTGGTTTAGCAAAGAAGTAATGAAATATATtgtttgtagaaaatttcaccatCGTTGTCTCACATTCTACTATTTCTACTACTGCTTCTCCGCAGATTTTGTGGATTGggcttcattgaaaaaaaaacaaataaaacaacACGGTGTCTAAAATTCTCTTCTACTTGCTCGTTGAATGTTGAACTTGATAActtgaagcattttttaaaatatatgaagtaaaaatgaaatttcttgtaatcaattcgaaattcaaattcaaatttgatgaaaaatacaaaacaatcaGGAAAACAGTAAAACACGaagaattaccggtaattaccgCAATCGTGATATAAGCCGAATATTCCGCTGCAGAAagcaaaaaacttgatttttttgttattgtgaatttttttgataacaaaAGTGAACgcaacattttgcaaaatttgtgtatttttctcaaattttaacgTAAAAGAATTAATTAATTCTATGTATAACGTTTAGAAATGGAAGACAATAATCTAATGGAAGAAAACTTGAGTAAGCCAGGATCTCTGGCCTTGGTGGTTGCCCAACAAACGGATGACTTAGTTTTCAAGAAACCATTACCTGTTGGTGCTTCGAAAAAGACATTCAAAGCTGAAGTTCTTGAAGAAGAAACATATTTAGGGGTATGTAAGCAAACATATTTACTCCTTATTAACCTAACAAGAGttctttcatcaattttgtctTCAAAATACTCTTCTGAATAAGTGGAACAGGACCTCTTGTTCACCTACATACATATGATTCTTCTAGAAAAATAAGTCGTAGTTTCTAACTTTCGTTTTTGTTATGTGTTTAGGAAATGGGTAAAATCATCCAGCGAGACTTTTTCCCGGATTTGGAGAAACTTAAAGCTCAAAGTGATTACTTATCTGCGATAGAAAATAACGATAGTGAAAAGTTACACGAAATATATGGCAAATATGGTATCGGTCGAAGGTCTGCTCGCGATGTTTGTAAGTAAATTCAGCTCCAGGAAATTCGTATATATTGAACGTGATGAATCGTTAATTTGCTGAATTTTCATTCTAGGTGCCAGTCCAGCTACCTTCGAAACACCTGTAATGCGTAAAATTGAATCGACCGAAAATCCCAATCAACCTAAAACTGATGATGTAATAGATGTTGACGATGAACCTTCTGTTACactaagtatgtattttattcaaaattcattcgattACATCGTTTCCATTCAACGtattaattacaaaatattctATTTTAGGAAAACCTAAGACTTTGGATCAGTTCTTGAAATGCTATACCAGCGAAGATAACGAAAGCTTCGAAGAaatcatgattgaaaatgaaaaacgacaGCGAGCTAAGGTATAACTGCGTATTTATTCGCACTCTTTGCACGTATAATATCACTTATCAGTTTGTTTACAACTTTGTGTTCGGTGTTTGTAGAATCCTTGGTTgtataaagatgaaaattctGTCGAAGGAGGTAACTTGGCTCTTCCTTCCGCAGAACGATTGCAAATCGAAGATAAACCACTGGATATCGATACTTGGGGTTATAAGAATAAGAATTACATCATGTATGTTCCCGATGGTAAGTTATCTTTTTGAGATTAATCGAATTACTACGTAAATTTATCACGTAGAGGTACGGTTTTGTAATCTAGAATTGCTAATGTGTTTACAGGAGTCGCTCTTACTAAAGAAGAACAGTTATTaatgttgaagaagaaaaaagagatTAATTATACGGGTACGCGATTTCAAGAAAATCCTTTCAACGAAGAGCAAAACAAAGAAACTATTCAGACGCTGGCACATTCGCAAGTACGAACGTTGGATGGTAAAATAGGCATCGATGGCAAAGAATTATCTACCGAAACGACCGAAGTAAACGGTTACGGTTTTGTTAAAACACCATCGCCTATGCCAGGTATTTTGAGAtgacaatttttgcataaaatatttttcgtgaaatgatatttaataattttttgttacgTTTCAGGTGTTAATGAAACTCCTCTAATGACATGGGGAGAAATCGACGGTACTCCTTTTAGACTAGACGGTAGCGATACTCCAATTAGACCCGGTTTACCTGGCCCAGTATtcaaaatcgccgaaccccctctTCGTGAACGACTGGCTCATTCGTTAGCGGAAAAAGTCAACGAAAAGAATAGAGatacgaagaaaaaagccaGAGAAAGTGCCAAAAAACAACTAGCAACGTACGTACGAATTTTCCAGCTCATTCGTctatttttaaactgaaaattgatttcgttTTCTTTCTTACAGAGCATCTCCCATGTCAACTAGACTTTTCGATAGCTTCGATGCGCCATCACCTGCTTCGGCTAGATTATCATCGAgtcatttgaaaaatctgaatgccGATGGTTCGACGAGATCACCGTATACGCCCAGAACACCCAGGACACCTTTATTATCGCCTAAATTACCACCTGCGACTAAAACCACACCGTTGAGGATTTCCTCAGGTACACCTACTCGTCGTTCGTATGATAGTGATTTCCATTTAACCGATAATTTGTTGAATTTAAATATACCTAAGAGGCCTAAAGCGGCCGACTTTTTTGCATGATGTTTGTAAATTATTAGATTcgtgtaattattttattccttCTTTATATGTGTGTTTTTCTATCCATCGTTTATAGATAGAGTTACGATATTGTGTACTTATTGATGTTGTAATATATGTAAACTGACGTTTATACCGAAgaaggttttttatttcaatttgtgcTGTTCTGGTGGTGGTTTTTATAATTCTTATTGGCTGCCTAAgcctgaattaatttttatcgttGTAGTTCAGCTACGAACATGATTTTAGCCAAAGATACGTAAAAAAAGCTTTATTATTACCAACTTATGATTTACAAAGGattaaataataatgaaatactAGGCGATTGAGAGAAAAGAACGTAAAAAGCTTACAGAGTactgatattttaaaattatagcaGGGAACTCGAATAAGATTTTAAGTTCGTTGTATTTAACgtcgagtgcatttttcgactttgatTTAGCATGCTAATAAGTACTTGCCCATAACTCCAGGCTGCTCGGTTCCAGCTGTTCATTGACTATCATAATCATCCGAATCCGATACCACATTTTGATcattctcatcatttttttcttcgctctTTTCCGCATCAGTTAGTTGAAAAGCTTCTGTGGTACTTTTTGGATAAACTCTTCGACTCGATAATTTGATAGCTGCTTGCGACCACCTTAAGTTGGAATTTAATGCATCTGGATCTATCATCGTAGAATGAGTTAATTGAGCTCTTCTGTTTCGTTCTTCTGtaagcttttttaaaattgcttcCGCTTGTTCCTTCTTTAGAAGATTTTTCTGTCGTTCGACGTGTTTTCTAGGCGTCAACAGAACATCGATTACTGGTTTCACTCCTTGCATTATATTGTCGGGGAACGAGAAATTTTGCTGAAAgagaaaagttttgaataattcatcatCTTTACAACGAATGtttcaattacctacatacatatataacGTTAAGATGATAGCAAAATGATGATAGAAATTGAtacgaattttatcaaaatatgatagatttttttttctcaacaaagaATTCAAGCTACTGCGATGCAAATCGAGTGATATTCGCTAACGAATGCTATTTTCACGTAGAAATGACAGATttataaaattacatatttccGTTCGCGCAGAGTTCACCAAAAACTAGTAATCTATAGTTtgtaaaattaggtatttttgggTATGTTTGTACTTACAGATGCTCCGTAGCtgaaaaatattacacaaaTAATCAGGCATTCTATAATGAATTTCATCTTTGATGGAATCACGACGCAGAcacgataaaaaaatcatcagttcGTTTATAATCATTCCTCGAGAGTTGAGTAAATATGAGGGGGATAGGTTTCGATAAACAATCTGTTTCATGTTACAAAGGTCGCTTTTCTTGGTCGTGTTTAATTGAATAGATACGAAGATGAGTAATATGGGGAAAGAATACGTTTATTTACGTTATTGGAAAGATCTTTTAATGAACTTTGATTCAAGATAGTAAGTGCTCGTTAAATAATTTAGGGCTGAGAATGCGTTGGAGAAGTTGTTTTAGTTttaggagattttttttttcaaatgaaaatttatacattttttatgtacttattatgGTGTATCAGTGTACGTATTATTCTATCtctaaatatttataaaaatctattctCCCTAATTTCCCATCAAATATTGCGAAGAAAACCCTtggttgaattttgaacaatatttgaATTGACTTTTCACCTCATCATGAAATGTAAGGTTCGAATGATGGAAAATCATCGGGATATGCACCTCGCACCTCACCAataaatagtccggcatatgagaATATGACTaattgcacacccccccccccccgccgatcctccgggataacttttttcttaaatgggacatcctaaggtacattttaaagcaaacttgccccaaaaaaagttggccttacttacaaaatggcggccattttgtaagtaaggccaactttttttgggcaagtttgctttaaaatgttccttataggatgtcccctttaagaaaaaagttgtaccggaggattgggggggggggtggtgcaattactcatattgtcatatgccggactaaaaacGAAGTTACCAAGTTGTAAGATTAGCAATTTGGCAGCTTTATTTTGTGTTTGTCGACAACAAAAGAATTTGCCggaatttgcaaaaatgacaaatgCACATTTTCGTTTATTTGTTGAGGttgaacagaaaataaaataaaatctacagaaaacttgaaattccgaAGATACGATGGAATCACTTCGATAACACGATAAGAATGCAATATAATGAACTATGGAGTCTCGGATTTGATACTTATTTAGAATTTCGTTATCGTGTGTTTGCATCAGCTCAAGATAATTCATTATCGATCAATTAGTAGAACTTATTCCATTTGtaatgtttttagttttttcgttCGTGGATGTCTATTTTGTATGTTTCGCCTAGTTTCGGACTTCGGTTGTGTTAAATGATGCAATGAACAATTTTACGACTTCGCCTGAGTAATTAGTTTTCTTCGTTGGCATATTTTCTTCGATGTTCCATAATGAGAGATGGACTTGCCGGTCATTGAATCTGTCCTCTGTCGCGAATTCACCACAGTTTGCAAGTTTCAACCATGtttgcattatttttataatttatcatGGTTTTTGAATATGGCTTCTAATGTTAGGCTAATTTGTTTGGTTCAAGACTCAAGTTACCTATGATTATTTCCATCTGTAAGCTGATGTAATACCATACCTACAGGTAAAACGCATTGTTCTTATTTGTTTATTATAATCAGCGGTGAAGACCAGAAGTTATGCATTATGCATTTGAGTTGAGAGTGTCTATGTAAGTATACTTCTACTTACTCCCATGAATGAAGGGGGGATGATGATGACTGATACGGTATGCAGGTGTTTGAATCAGTCATCATATCATCATACAAGGTGTCCAAGAATAAGCCAAGGGGTTTTAATATATTGTATTGATATGATTacctaaaatggaaaaagaattACTTACTCTGagttaaaattgaagaattcgatTATTCGCATGTGGACGAACGGAAACTAGCTCTATAATCGgctcagcatgttaaaattagggtatctaacaggtagtgaaagtagtgaaaaggtagtgaattttgttaaggtggtgaaaaaaatgaaaaaattcaaattcgtttcTTTCTCGCGATCTTTATTCCGTAGAAAAAGAGCTactttgtcgacttttttaaagCTTGAATTACATAtctttgagagcttttgccctcgcttcgctcgagctatTTGCTCTTTTTCCTCGCGAAACActtattattcaaattcaagaactgttcaaagtttgaatcaaaaaaataaacgccTCCCTgcgtgaagtaatttttttatcacttctcgaaacatgaatttttgaaaatttttgtcctCGCTTTGATCAAGCtcgtttactttttttcaattctgaatttttcaaaaaaaaatcctttgaatttcacaattttgaagcaaagtaataTAATTAActaactcatcacacaaaaaaaatcatcgttttttatatATCTATACTATACCTCTCGAATTAGTGATTTTCtagagc encodes:
- the Es2 gene encoding splicing factor ESS-2 homolog; protein product: MEDNNLMEENLSKPGSLALVVAQQTDDLVFKKPLPVGASKKTFKAEVLEEETYLGEMGKIIQRDFFPDLEKLKAQSDYLSAIENNDSEKLHEIYGKYGIGRRSARDVCASPATFETPVMRKIESTENPNQPKTDDVIDVDDEPSVTLRKPKTLDQFLKCYTSEDNESFEEIMIENEKRQRAKNPWLYKDENSVEGGNLALPSAERLQIEDKPLDIDTWGYKNKNYIMYVPDGVALTKEEQLLMLKKKKEINYTGTRFQENPFNEEQNKETIQTLAHSQVRTLDGKIGIDGKELSTETTEVNGYGFVKTPSPMPGVNETPLMTWGEIDGTPFRLDGSDTPIRPGLPGPVFKIAEPPLRERLAHSLAEKVNEKNRDTKKKARESAKKQLATASPMSTRLFDSFDAPSPASARLSSSHLKNLNADGSTRSPYTPRTPRTPLLSPKLPPATKTTPLRISSGTPTRRSYDSDFHLTDNLLNLNIPKRPKAADFFA